A section of the Bacillus pumilus genome encodes:
- a CDS encoding polysaccharide deacetylase family protein: protein MRGLHVLLCILLLCTFVPNKIEARTLKRIDLEKTGRAFWDMRQERKKIALTFDDGPHPVYTNQVLDVLKEHQVNASFFAIGSRIHTYPEIAKRIVGEGNELGNHTMNHTYFDLLSSKEIKQELKESAAHIASLQPGGPLLFRPPGGRLTMKSFRILSKQGYDVVMWSFTQDPKDWSRPGAHKIASRIIDHIQGGDIILLHDGGGNRKQTVEAMKQVIPELKDRGYEFVKVSELLHHDNAYVPVQLQ from the coding sequence ATGAGAGGGTTGCATGTCTTGCTGTGTATATTACTGCTATGCACGTTTGTTCCTAATAAAATAGAAGCTCGAACATTAAAAAGAATCGACCTAGAAAAAACAGGACGAGCTTTTTGGGACATGAGGCAGGAACGAAAAAAGATTGCACTGACCTTTGATGATGGACCTCATCCAGTTTACACAAATCAAGTTTTAGACGTGCTGAAGGAACATCAAGTGAATGCCAGCTTTTTTGCTATAGGCAGCCGGATTCATACATATCCAGAGATTGCGAAACGAATCGTAGGCGAGGGAAATGAACTTGGCAACCACACGATGAATCATACGTATTTTGACCTGTTATCATCAAAGGAGATCAAGCAGGAGCTAAAAGAATCAGCGGCTCATATCGCTTCACTTCAGCCTGGCGGACCCTTGTTATTTCGTCCTCCTGGTGGCCGCTTGACGATGAAATCTTTCCGCATTTTGTCAAAACAAGGATATGATGTGGTCATGTGGTCCTTTACGCAAGATCCGAAGGACTGGTCAAGACCAGGCGCACACAAAATTGCGAGCCGGATTATTGATCATATTCAAGGCGGCGATATTATTCTTTTGCATGATGGCGGGGGGAACCGAAAGCAGACGGTCGAAGCTATGAAACAAGTGATACCTGAATTAAAGGATCGAGGCTATGAATTTGTCAAAGTGAGCGAACTACTGCATCATGACAATGCCTATGTACCTGTTCAACTGCAATAG
- a CDS encoding DUF3986 family protein yields MSTEEKLHRIDDTMHLHVGYYEHGFDYEGVFFKSLETGRWLLFFDHKSYGLTLLKEYEKWDDLGLLIGDYLIENDLIEEEGHKHFKRFLKENNIVK; encoded by the coding sequence TTGAGTACAGAAGAAAAATTACATAGAATAGACGATACTATGCATTTACATGTAGGGTATTATGAACATGGTTTTGATTATGAAGGCGTGTTTTTTAAGAGTTTAGAGACAGGAAGATGGTTATTGTTTTTTGATCATAAAAGTTATGGGTTAACACTTTTGAAGGAATATGAGAAGTGGGATGATCTCGGGCTATTGATTGGAGATTATTTGATTGAAAATGATTTAATTGAGGAGGAAGGTCATAAGCATTTTAAGCGTTTCTTAAAAGAAAATAACATAGTGAAATAA
- a CDS encoding NUDIX hydrolase has product MKRVNVVSAIMNDEAENILMVKNIKGYWELPGGAVEKGEHLHQAVIREVKEETGFVCKVKELHSVREAYFQDKKHHALMITFFAEITGGQMSILDPDHDIEEVKWVSKQNFQKLNPKLYHLLKLNEEPQAFYQFEGNRTVG; this is encoded by the coding sequence TTGAAACGAGTAAACGTAGTATCAGCGATTATGAATGATGAAGCAGAAAATATTTTAATGGTTAAAAACATAAAGGGATATTGGGAACTTCCAGGTGGTGCTGTAGAAAAAGGAGAACACCTGCATCAAGCCGTGATCCGCGAGGTGAAAGAAGAGACAGGGTTTGTTTGCAAAGTAAAGGAACTTCATTCGGTTCGAGAAGCATACTTTCAAGACAAAAAGCATCATGCACTGATGATTACCTTTTTTGCTGAAATCACCGGAGGACAAATGAGTATTCTCGATCCGGATCATGATATTGAAGAAGTAAAATGGGTCAGCAAGCAAAACTTTCAAAAGCTAAACCCCAAGCTATATCACTTGCTAAAATTAAACGAAGAACCACAAGCTTTTTATCAATTTGAAGGAAATAGAACTGTTGGTTAA
- the sigK gene encoding RNA polymerase sporulation sigma factor SigK, whose protein sequence is MVAGVFTAMGLMVKELVFLVSYVKNNAFPQPLSGDDEKKYLALMAQGDEHARNMLIEHNLRLVAHIVKKFENTGEDAEDLISIGTIGLIKAIESYSSGKGTKLATYAARCIENEILMHLRALKKTKKDVSLHDPIGQDKEGNEISLIDVLKSENEDVIDTIQLNMELEKVKEYIDILDGREKEVIVGRFGLDLKKEKTQREIAKELGISRSYVSRIEKRALMKMFHEFYRAEKEKRKREKGK, encoded by the coding sequence ATCGTGGCAGGAGTATTTACAGCGATGGGATTGATGGTCAAAGAATTGGTGTTCTTAGTGTCCTATGTCAAAAACAATGCCTTTCCACAGCCCCTTTCGGGAGATGATGAAAAAAAATACTTAGCCCTTATGGCACAGGGCGATGAACACGCGAGAAATATGCTGATTGAACATAACCTTCGGCTCGTCGCCCATATTGTCAAGAAATTTGAAAATACCGGGGAAGACGCAGAAGACCTCATCTCCATCGGGACGATCGGACTCATTAAAGCCATCGAAAGCTATTCCTCTGGAAAAGGAACAAAGCTGGCAACGTATGCTGCGCGGTGTATTGAAAATGAAATCCTGATGCATTTACGCGCACTCAAAAAGACAAAAAAAGATGTTTCCTTGCATGACCCCATTGGTCAGGATAAAGAAGGCAACGAAATTTCATTAATTGATGTCTTAAAATCCGAAAATGAAGATGTGATTGATACGATTCAGCTCAACATGGAGCTTGAAAAAGTAAAGGAGTATATTGACATTCTCGACGGCCGGGAAAAAGAAGTGATCGTCGGCCGGTTCGGTCTTGATTTAAAGAAAGAAAAAACGCAGCGGGAAATAGCCAAGGAGCTCGGGATATCGCGGAGCTATGTGTCACGTATTGAGAAGCGAGCGCTGATGAAGATGTTTCATGAGTTTTACCGGGCGGAGAAGGAGAAACGGAAGCGGGAGAAGGGGAAGTGA
- a CDS encoding polysaccharide deacetylase family protein translates to MSKKWKVSLVLCVLAIIIGIAAFYHNQQASGTEKKKVEQDASYKEVEIVTLVNDGRYMRYAVNYPVFHQEKLDQEMKRFAETALDRFKTSFSQASDVDEDHRYELNIDYEITHYAKQTAAIKFNTYELKGGVKGAHQTKLFNFDFKKQHFLSIDDLFLSKKEDLQKLSHMTFDELKKDRSLAENEHLLKQGTSPAAEHYQYFAIKDRFIEFYFPAGQIAPSEQGPQVLAIKKTLLKGMLKPEYIHKEKNKNEKKEPISQRKLVKLPKQATFNPNQKAIALTFDDGPNPSTTSKILRALKENKGHATFFVLGNRVQYYPDMLGEIRKGGNEIGNHSYSHPLLTRLPLKQAVKQVEETQQIIEKAGGFTPTHFRPPYGGTNGQINAAVNMKVTLWDVDPEDWKYRNSEYVANYILTHASSGETVLMHDIYDTSANAAVTIIKELTKQGYQLLTVSELEQWKEARAKKVN, encoded by the coding sequence GTGTCAAAGAAATGGAAGGTTAGTCTCGTCCTATGCGTACTTGCAATCATCATCGGAATTGCTGCGTTTTATCATAATCAGCAGGCAAGCGGGACGGAGAAAAAGAAAGTAGAACAAGATGCGAGCTATAAAGAAGTGGAAATAGTCACCCTCGTGAATGACGGGAGATACATGAGATATGCTGTCAACTATCCGGTGTTTCATCAAGAAAAGCTAGATCAAGAGATGAAAAGATTTGCTGAAACAGCGCTAGACAGATTCAAAACATCATTTAGCCAAGCAAGCGATGTCGATGAAGATCATCGATATGAATTAAACATAGATTATGAGATTACTCATTATGCCAAACAGACTGCTGCGATCAAATTCAATACATATGAATTGAAAGGCGGAGTAAAAGGCGCACATCAAACCAAGTTATTCAATTTTGATTTCAAGAAACAGCATTTTTTATCAATAGATGATTTGTTTTTATCAAAGAAAGAAGATCTACAAAAACTGTCACATATGACATTTGATGAATTAAAAAAAGATCGCTCTCTTGCTGAAAATGAGCATTTGCTCAAGCAAGGAACGTCTCCTGCTGCAGAGCATTATCAGTATTTTGCCATCAAAGATCGTTTTATTGAATTCTACTTCCCAGCAGGACAAATCGCACCAAGCGAACAAGGTCCTCAAGTGCTGGCGATTAAAAAAACACTGCTTAAAGGAATGTTAAAGCCTGAATACATTCATAAAGAAAAGAACAAAAATGAGAAAAAAGAACCAATCTCACAAAGAAAGCTTGTCAAACTGCCAAAACAGGCAACATTCAACCCAAATCAAAAAGCCATTGCCCTGACATTTGACGATGGACCAAATCCATCCACGACCTCAAAAATTTTAAGAGCCTTAAAAGAAAACAAAGGACATGCGACATTTTTTGTATTAGGAAACAGGGTACAATATTACCCTGATATGCTAGGTGAAATCAGAAAGGGTGGAAATGAAATCGGAAATCATTCCTATAGCCATCCTTTACTCACAAGACTGCCATTAAAACAAGCCGTCAAACAAGTGGAAGAGACCCAGCAAATCATTGAAAAAGCGGGCGGGTTCACCCCAACTCACTTTAGACCGCCATATGGAGGAACAAACGGGCAAATCAACGCGGCTGTTAACATGAAAGTCACGCTTTGGGACGTAGATCCTGAAGACTGGAAATATCGAAACAGCGAGTACGTTGCCAACTACATTCTCACACATGCGTCTAGCGGAGAAACCGTCTTAATGCACGACATCTATGACACCTCAGCAAACGCAGCTGTCACGATTATCAAGGAATTAACCAAACAAGGATATCAATTATTAACAGTTTCAGAGCTTGAGCAGTGGAAGGAAGCGCGGGCGAAAAAGGTAAATTGA
- a CDS encoding Rap family tetratricopeptide repeat protein, with product MGKVLSSHVGMKINEWYRMIRQFSVPDAEILKAEVEAEIERMEEDQHLLIYYQLMCFRHQIMLDYIHPSKYQPFSVSNLVDKIENSNHELSDMLHYYHAFFRGMHEFSQKEYLEAVKYYRVAEKQLSMVFDDIEQAEFHFKVAEAYYIMKQTHVSMHHILKALEIYDQHDAYSIRIIQCLFVISGNYQDLKRKDRALPHLKKAKQLASQIDHPRIYSSALYNLGKCYGELGYLEEAERYLTESAEIACKEQLPTLPHTLYTLAKLLFRQNEQVAACRILEDGKLAAKKHEDQLFCHMFEYLDALYVQEMNEEQLQKTIDYLEKLSLYSYIEDISLEIATALEASQQYQKSNQYYQKLLWAQNQIQEGECLYEF from the coding sequence ATGGGGAAGGTTCTTTCTTCACATGTAGGTATGAAAATTAATGAATGGTATCGAATGATACGGCAGTTCAGTGTTCCAGATGCGGAAATCCTGAAAGCAGAAGTAGAAGCGGAAATTGAACGGATGGAAGAGGACCAGCATTTACTGATTTATTATCAGCTCATGTGTTTTCGGCACCAGATCATGCTTGACTATATACACCCTTCAAAATATCAACCTTTCTCAGTATCTAATCTTGTCGATAAAATCGAAAACTCCAATCATGAGTTATCTGATATGCTGCATTATTACCATGCATTTTTTCGTGGCATGCATGAGTTTAGTCAAAAAGAATATTTAGAAGCCGTCAAATATTACCGAGTGGCAGAAAAACAGCTGTCCATGGTATTTGATGATATTGAGCAGGCTGAGTTTCATTTTAAAGTAGCAGAAGCCTACTATATTATGAAGCAAACGCATGTCTCGATGCATCATATTTTAAAGGCGCTGGAAATATACGATCAGCATGATGCTTATTCAATTCGCATCATTCAGTGCCTGTTTGTGATCTCAGGAAACTATCAAGATTTAAAACGAAAAGACCGGGCACTGCCTCATTTAAAAAAGGCAAAACAGCTCGCATCACAAATCGATCACCCGCGGATATACAGTTCAGCGCTTTATAATTTAGGGAAATGTTATGGGGAACTGGGCTACCTTGAGGAAGCAGAACGCTATTTAACAGAATCAGCAGAAATTGCCTGTAAAGAGCAACTTCCCACGCTTCCACATACGCTCTATACGCTGGCAAAACTACTTTTTAGACAAAATGAACAAGTAGCAGCATGCCGCATATTAGAAGATGGAAAATTAGCTGCAAAGAAGCATGAAGACCAGCTGTTCTGTCATATGTTTGAGTATCTAGATGCTTTATATGTTCAAGAAATGAATGAAGAACAACTGCAAAAAACCATTGATTATTTGGAAAAACTTAGCCTATACTCTTATATAGAGGATATCTCACTAGAAATTGCGACAGCCTTAGAAGCCTCTCAACAATACCAGAAGTCCAACCAGTATTATCAGAAATTATTATGGGCTCAAAATCAAATCCAAGAAGGAGAGTGTCTGTATGAATTCTAA